The sequence CAATCCCAAGCCCTAACCCCTAGGGCGATGATAAAAGCATGAGAGAGGACGTGTTCCTCCCAAGCAACACTCGTACTCGCTCGAGAGCTTCATGGATCGAATAATGTTTCTTGTGCGCATGTCGATTCCGTTTACACGGATTTACAGCAAAAAACGTAAAGAGCTAAGCTAGTCTCGACTAGCAAAAGCGAAGCAAGGGTACTCCCAGCATTGGTGGCTGCCAGATCAAGGCGTGCATGTGATGAAAAGTCTCCTAGGGCAAAACGAAACCGAACGCCAAGATAGATTACACTTCCACAGCCACAGGCCAGAGACGTCGAGGTTAGGGGTGAAAACAAAAGCAGCCGCAGACTGCAGCGCCCGAGAGGAGAACAGTGAACGAGAAGGAGTAAACGTCGAAAGGAGGAGTAAATCGGACAAGACGCCAGCAGACCGGAGTCCCAGACTCAGACTGACCGCTGCCCGTGGCCCGCACACTGCGGCGAaggggaaagagaaagagagaaagagaaagagaggctCCTCGCAGGAAGTGGAGACGACGGGGACTGGAGGACAGCGGGGTATGGTAAAAGAAAGAATTGCGCAAGTGTACAGCCACcaaggaagaaagaagaagcagcagtagcagagGGGGGAGAGCACGGAGTGGGGCAGCGGAGGAGAGGCCCGGAACGGAAGGACTGCCATGCCATGCGCCCGTGCCATGATGGCCGCTGTGGCATCATCTTTGTCGTAGACGGTTAAAGGGAGGACACCGCTCGCTCCTCCGGAAAGAAGCTCTCTCTTTCTTCTCTCCCCTAGTTTCTTTCCTTCCTTCCTTCGGTGGCCGCTTTTCGCTCCGTCTTTTCCCCGTCGGCTTTGGGGTGGGGGGAAAGAAATGATGCGGGGTTCCGTCCATGCCTGCCTAGATGCCGCGGCCGCTCCTCTTTAGTACTGCTACCACTGCCTGCGGTTTGAGCTGCGGTGGCGGGGGAGGGAGGTGGGTAGGGTACCCGTGCTCCTCCTGGCCATTCGCTCGGTGCCTCTGACAGTCTCATGTCCTGAGGTTTTGAGCCGATTCTGCTCTCGTTTTGCTCGGTGGTTTCTGGGGAGCTGCTGATTTGGTGAAGGATTGGGGGCGTCCGCGCGTGGCCGGAGCTTGAGGAGGATTTGTGGTGCCGGATTGGAGGGCAGGAGAGGTATGTGTGTGTCACACTCTTACGCTCCTCATCGTTTTCCTTTTGCTGCGTGGTAAGTGGTAACCTGACTGAAATTGGCCTCCCTGAGTCGCCAACTGCGGAAGATTCTAGGTGGATTTGGTATTTTTATATATAGTGGCTTTGTTCCAGTTTGCTCAAGATTGAGCAACCATGTGGTCAGGTTCTATAAATGTTTAGACTCTAGAGTTGGTCTGGACGTCTGGTAGTTTGATTATGACATTTCCGAGCATTTGCTGCTGGTTCGAATTTCTGTCTGGGCTTGAGAGATGGATCCCAAGTCTGTGCCACTTTCGTAATGAAGAAGAGTGTCAACTATGAACTTGGAGGCGCACTCACTGCTCATTGAGAGGGATGCTGTAAACTGTGTGCTCTTTACTTGTTGATGAAATTAGTGTTGGGGAGCAGGAGAGGTACATGTTCCTCTTCCGGCGTGTTAACCTGAAATTAGTCTCCCGTAGCCGCCAACTAGGGGAATTTTAGGTGGATTTGATAGGGTACTCTTTTCTGATTTAGTGACTTTGTTCCATTTTCTTAAGATTCGGCATCCATTTAGTCAGGCTCGAGAAATGTTTCGGGTTGGTCTGCTAGTTTGATTATGGAAATTTCTGGGCATTTGCTGCTGGTTCAGATTTCTATCTGGGCTTCAGAGGAATCTGTACTAGTTTTGAAATGTACGTACAAAACACAGAGATCTAGTAGGTGTGAACTATGAACTAGGAGGTGTGCTCACACTGCACATAGAGAAGATACTGTAAACTGCCTTCTCTTCACTTCTTGATGACATCTTCTCTTCTTTACTTGCAGAGGAAAACTATTAGTTCCAGCTTCAGTTTATCAGTCTAACTCCTGTCTGTTACTTATTCCCAGGTTTATGAACTAGTGCTGCTTCTGCAGCTACCTCTTCAGGGGTCACTGGTCATAAGCTTCCTACGAAGCATGGCAGAATTCAAGGTTGGAAGCCTTGATGCCAGAACGACGAAGTTCAGAACCGTCCCGATTGCTGTCACCCCGGAAGGTTTCTGGTGCTGCCCGTCGCAGACCGTGCTCCAGAAGACAGTCAAGAACCAAAACCAGCAGACGAGGCCTAAAGTGGGCGCATCCCCTCCGGCGTCAAAGGCCTCCTCGGTCCAGAGGGCGCCGACTATCTCGTCGGAGAGGAGAACACATTCCACTCCAACAAGGTCCAGAGCTAATTCAGATGAGCAAAGATGCCCGTCGGCGGACAATGCCGCCACCAATCCACCCAAGGTAGCCAGCGAGAGGCCACCGAAGCAACATAAGGTATCTGTTGGGTTTGGTCAGATTGAGATGAGTGACTTGAGAGTTGTGCTGTATGGCAAGGATGGGGTTGCTGTGAAGATGAGTGTGCACAAGAACATCCTTGCTGAAAATAGCACCTTCTTTGCTGATAAGCTTTCAAGGCAATCTCCAGTGTCCAGCATAGAAGTGCCTGATTGTGAAGATGTGGAGATCTATGTTGAGACTGTTGGCTTGATGTACTGCAATGATGTCAAGCAGAAGTTGATCAAGCAAAGTGTTCCACGCGTACTTCGGATCTTGAAGGTTTACCCAATGTTAACTCTGCATCTCCTTTTCTCAGTTTGATTAACTCTATAGTTTAATAATTAGCTAGTATAGATGTAGAAACGGTAAAAAGCTGAGCCTTCCACTTTTGTTAGAGATGAAAGTTAGAATTGACATGTGCTGGTGCTTTAAGTTAGTGCAATGTCTGCCTTAATATGGGGACCTTATTTTCCTTCACCGAAATGCTTTGAAATCTAGAAGCTTGTCATGTGTAGGGCAATCTACTAAAATAAAAGCTAACTTTTAACTTGGTATGTCTACTCAAGGAAGCAACATAATTATGAACCACCACTAGCCATTTTTTAAGTGTAACGAGTACTATATCCATGTCTGTTGCGTGTTGTTATATCAAAGGAATATTTTCTTCTATATAAATATTGCATTGTGTCACTTAAACCATGATAGTAAGTCAGCAAAGACGGCATAGCCCATGACTGATAATGCATCTTGCTTGCATGTACCGATTGGTGCAGATTGAGATAATCATACCAATCACCAATCAGGCCCATGCCTTCATGGACATTGGCCATTCCTTAGCAACATGGTGCCTCAATTAGGACGAATGACCAACTTGGAATCTTGAGAACAAATGCACCTTTTGTTCTACTTTTTTATGCTGTTCACTATGTAATTAAGTTTTCTTTATATACTATTCAGGTTGCAGAATTATTGGGTTTCCGAGCATGTGTTCTGTCATGCTTGAATTACTTGGAAGCGGTCCCTTGGGCCGGGGAAGAAGAGGAGAATGTGGTCTCATCTGTTCGGCATCTTCAGACCGAGGATTACGGTGTCACCCCAATACTGAAGAGGGTATGCCCCGACCTAACCAGCCCACCAAATGACACGTTTGTGCGTATCATAGAACTAGTCTTGAAGAGCAGTGATGACAGAGGGAGGCGCGAGATGAAGTCCTTGGTCCTCAAGCTTCtcaaggagagcagcagcagctgtgCCGGCAGTTCTGCTGACCTGTGTGTTGAGACTCTCTACAGTTACTGCCAGAACTGCCTGGAGTCTTTGCTGACCCTGTTTCAGCAAGCATCTGACAGTGATTTCTCTGAGCAGTCTTCGGAGCTTAAGGAACCGATTCTTCGGCAGATTACGCTCGAAGCGGATAATCTCCTGTGGTTAACCGAGATTTTGGCTGGCAGGAATGCTGCAGAAGAATTTGCAGGCTTGTGGTCTAACCAACGTGAGCTGGCTGGGCTTCACTCCAAGCTACCGACCAAGTCGCGCCACCTTGTGAGCTGCGTCACTGCCAGGCTCTTTGTGGCGATTGGGAAAGGCGAAATGCTCCCGTCCAAGGACACCAGGCAGCTCCTGCTGGATGTGTGGCTGCAGCCTCTCATGGATGACTACAACTGGCTGCAGCATGGTTGCAGGTCGTTTGACCGGTCTGTCGTTGAGGAAGGGATCGGGTCGACGATCCTGACGCTGCCGCTGGAGGATCAGCAGACGATACTGCTCTCATGGCTCGGGAGCTTCCTGAAGGTTGGTAACAGCTGCCCCAACCTGCAGAAGGCCTTTGAGGTGTGGTGGAGGAGGACCTTTGTGCGGCCTTACGTCGAACAGCAGGGGAGCCGTTCGCAGTCGGGTCGGAGCTGAGATCTCCGGCGGCTTGCGCAGGGAAGCTACCGCGCGCCGTTTCGTAAGTAGAACATCGCTGAAAATGGTTTAGTGGTATAAGTTGATTTGTGTGAGGCTTGAAATATGTTTGTGCGCTGTGCTTGTGATGCTTCTTCGGTTCTTCGCTGATACGTGAAGCTCTCTGAATTCTGGCTTACAGAATGTCTTGTCTGATGTGGTGCTCACTTACCACGAGACATCAGTTTGTTGCATTGTGTTTTGTTACTACGACATTGTGCGGTATTATTGCGGCTCACATGTAGAAACTGAATGCTTGCGATGCAATTGTAAATATTTTGCTGGGGTGTAGGAGTACGTACTATTGTGATATTATTATCTGAGACTTGGGAGAGTGAGTATTTTGAATCTTGCTTCAAAGACATGCTCTACAAATGTTGAGCTACCTCGCAACTTCCTGCTAAGGCAGCGTTATTAAATTATGCCTTCCAGATCAGAGCAGCAGACCTCTTCCTGTTTCAAACTTCAGATGGCACATGTCAGCGAAATCTGTCGGTTTTCTTTCATGAATCTTGTCAATTTGAATCCTGTCGATCCTATGGATAATCAATATGGGATGCTCGTAACGCAAACGATGATTACCTCCTCTAGTCTAGGGGCGTATTTGGTTGCCTGCATGCAGCCCAACCAGACCCGCGCGGGATGTGCGCGGCCTGTTTGGTTGTTTGGGCTACAATGCGGTTTGAGGCCCGCACGAACCTTAAAGCAGCCCGCAGCCTGGCCCGGCGGAAACTGCCGCCTCGCGAGCCTGGCCGGGCATGGCCGCGCGTGCGAGGCAGTTGCACGCCTCGGGCAGCGCAGGAGACGGAGGCGACGTCTCATTACTCGCCCCACTCTTCTGTTACCGCCCAGACGCACTGTTCCCACCGCTCTCTCATCGTCcctccctctcctcttctccgATGGCTCCGCCAcgcccaccgccgcgccgccctctGAGCCCCGTCGACCAGCTCATCGCCAGCATCCAGGAGCGCTGGCTGGCCGGGCTCTAGAACTCGGGCCGCGACCTGGAGTCGGCGCTGCGAGCGCCGCCCCCCATCTGCTGCCGGCCACCACGAGCGTCGGCCAATGCGGTGCCGGCCGCTCCTGCTCCGCCGCTGATTCCGGACCTCGTGGTCCTGGGCTCGGCGCCGGCGCCGTCGACGGAGCCGCCCCTTCTTGGGACCCCATTGGGCTTGGGGGTTTTCTTGACCCCCGTCCAAGGGTTTTCTCCGGTCGGCGGGCCGTCCTTCTCGACCTTCGGCGTGGCGTTCAGCACGGGGCCGATGCCGGCTCGTCCTCTGCTCCGCCACCTCTCCCCTTCCCGTcggggttttcaccccggcctcggTTCGCCGCGGTTGTGCGTGCTCTGGTGAGTCAACCCCCTCAATGCTTGCTCCTAGATGTAGATTAGCGGTTAATTTCTTAGGCATGTGCTAGTAGTTAGTGGATTTGATAGAATTAGATAGGATTCTAGCATATCCGATTGGATGCGATCCTACCAATCAGACTGATCCGTTCTTGTTTTGTACAGTGTGTGTGCTAGGATAATTTTCTTGTGCTACTGCTTGTGTGTCCTAAGATTTGTGCTACATGCTAGTAGTTGTGTTCATGCTAGAATCATGTTATTGTTGACTAATGAATGTTATACTGATGGCATGTTATTGCTGACTGATGAATGCTAGAATCATGTTGACTGATGGCATGTTCATGTTAGGATCATGTCCTTATTTCATGTGCCTAACATACATGTTGAAGCTAAGGTTTGTGCCATCAGTGGACTTGCCCAATTGAATGTTATACGTGCATGTAGTAGGACCATTTTAGGATGGTGCCAAATCTGCATGGCTGCACATGGATGCTATTAGCACTTGCtgttgctatttttagatgtttcctTGTTTAGGATAGTGCAGTGATGAGTGCTAGTTGCAGCAAAGAAGATGCCACTGATCAGtgacttgcccaacagcaagtcaACTGATCAGTGCCACTGATCAGTGTCATTTGCCCAACAACAAGTGTcaatggcacttgctgttgggcaaaatgctacttatcaatggcacttgctgttgggcaaaatgtcacttatcaatggcacttgctaTTGGGCAAGTCCACCGATCAGTGTTATTTGCCCAACAGCAAGTAGATTAGTGctcttgcccaacagcaagtgtcACCGATCATTGCCATTTGGCCATGAGAAAATGCCACTAatcagtggcacttgctgttgggcaaatgccactgatcagtgcacttgcccaacagcaagtgccactgatATGAGTAAATGCCACTGATCAATGGCACTTGTtgttgggcaagtccactgatcagtgccattgatcagtggcatttgcttgcttgctttgtttgataTTAATACTTGTCATGTTGCCTGACAAGATACAGAAGATTGACTGGGATGTGGCGGGTGGAGGAGCTCAGGTGGTTGCCGGAGCTGAGCGCATCGAGGATTTCATCCCCACGAACAGGTGGCTCAGGACGGTGGACCTGCCTGGCTGGATCGCCTTCATGAGCGTGCCTCGTTCAAGGGGATGATCTCCGAGGCAGGGCCACGAGGAGGGGGCCAGGGAGCCGATGCGCTTCTACCAACAAATCAAGGACAACGAGGACCTCGCCATGCTCATCGTCCCTCCCaagttcgtggaggtgatgaacaccTGGCTGGTCATCAAGCGGCTCCCGCGCGTGGTCAGGCTGTCGGCGAACAAGCGGTGCGTGTTCTGGATGCAGGTCCAGAACTTCGAGGGGCACATGGTGCTTGGCCGGGGCTGGAACTACTTCTGCCGCCGCCGCGGGGTCGTCCTGGCGACCTCGTCGTTGTGCGCATCTCAGGACTCGGATTGAAGGTTCAGATCTACAACCACGACTCCTCGGTCATGTGCAGGTATCGTTGCAGCAAACACAACTGCCATGGTGGCATCGAGCAGGCTATGTAGTTAAGTTAAGTAAGGTGTTAGTGGAGAACTTTTATGGTGTGTGGCGAGACTTGTGTTgggaacttgttcatattttgaccaggagcagcaccctggcacggagcagggaaggaggatgcccctgCTATTAATCTAGACTTATCCTATGTAGTTAAGTAGTTTGTTATCATTTCCTTGCTTGTTGTGTTAAGTTTGTTGTCATTACATTTCTTgctttgtttgatcttgctgttgtgttgttgctgttgtgctAATCATGTGTGATAgtaaggccaccacatttgaatggGATGAGCAGAACACAAACGTTGTTTGCAACCAAAAGCTGAAGTTTGCACCTGCTCACACCCTAAGCACAAAAATGGCAACCaaacaaggaggggggggggggtaagtgcCTCTCCatgcgatgcaggcaaccaaacaggttgcATCTGCTGCATCTGAGGCTGCATTTCATCAACCAGACTGGCTGAAGATGGACATGCAATGCAACTACTGTTGCAaactgcaaccaaacacgccctagaaCTCATGAAAGTCGAGGCTGCCGTAGCGGCCCGTACCGTGCTCTCGCAGTCGGCGACGGACCGGTCATCGCCGAGCTGGGCGAGCGCCCTCCGCAGCCTCCTGCCCCCTGATGGCAATCCTCCCAGCGGGCGATCTAACCTAGCCCCCGCCTCTCGTTCGTTTCCTCTCGCCGCCGGGCAAACACCTCGAATGCCCTCCTCAGATCCAACTCCTGGCTGCCCACAATGATCTGGACGAAGCTATATTGTAACGGCACGGCTATTTGTTAGTTGCCTGAAAA comes from Triticum aestivum cultivar Chinese Spring chromosome 5B, IWGSC CS RefSeq v2.1, whole genome shotgun sequence and encodes:
- the LOC123113447 gene encoding BTB/POZ domain-containing protein At3g50780, whose translation is MAEFKVGSLDARTTKFRTVPIAVTPEGFWCCPSQTVLQKTVKNQNQQTRPKVGASPPASKASSVQRAPTISSERRTHSTPTRSRANSDEQRCPSADNAATNPPKVASERPPKQHKVSVGFGQIEMSDLRVVLYGKDGVAVKMSVHKNILAENSTFFADKLSRQSPVSSIEVPDCEDVEIYVETVGLMYCNDVKQKLIKQSVPRVLRILKVAELLGFRACVLSCLNYLEAVPWAGEEEENVVSSVRHLQTEDYGVTPILKRVCPDLTSPPNDTFVRIIELVLKSSDDRGRREMKSLVLKLLKESSSSCAGSSADLCVETLYSYCQNCLESLLTLFQQASDSDFSEQSSELKEPILRQITLEADNLLWLTEILAGRNAAEEFAGLWSNQRELAGLHSKLPTKSRHLVSCVTARLFVAIGKGEMLPSKDTRQLLLDVWLQPLMDDYNWLQHGCRSFDRSVVEEGIGSTILTLPLEDQQTILLSWLGSFLKVGNSCPNLQKAFEVWWRRTFVRPYVEQQGSRSQSGRS